The proteins below come from a single Balaenoptera ricei isolate mBalRic1 chromosome 17, mBalRic1.hap2, whole genome shotgun sequence genomic window:
- the PEX2 gene encoding peroxisome biogenesis factor 2, with translation MASRDENMKRTNRVLRISQLDALELNKALEQLVWSQFTQCFHGFKPGLLARFEPEVKAFLWLFLWRFTIYSKNATVGQSVLNIQYKNDFSPNLRYQPPSKNQKLWYAVCTIGGKWLEERCYDLFRNRHIASFRKAKQCVNLVVGLLKLGRLINFLIFLQRGKFATLTERLLGVRSVFCRPQNVREVGFEYMNRELLWHGFAEFLIFLLPLVNIQKLKGKLSSWCIPLTGAPSRDSTLATSGRQCSLCGEWPTMPHTIGCEHVFCYYCVKSSFLFDVSFACPKCGTEVHSLQPLKSGIEMTEVNAL, from the coding sequence ATGGCTTCCAGAGATGAGAATATGAAGCGGACAAACAGAGTGCTAAGAATAAGCCAGTTGGATGCACTTGAACTAAACAAGGCCCTGGAGCAGCTCGTTTGGTCCCAGTTTACTCAGTGCTTTCATGGATTTAAGCCAGGGCTGTTAGCCCGCTTTGAACCAGAGGTGAAAGCATTCTTGTGGCTTTTCTTGTGGAGATTCACCATCTACTCTAAAAATGCCACCGTGGGACAGTCAGTTTTGAATATTCAGTACAAGAACGATTTTTCCCCAAACCTGAGATACCAGCCACCGAGCAAAAATCAAAAGCTCTGGTATGCCGTCTGTACAATCGGTGGGAAGTGGTTAGAAGAACGATGCTACGATTTGTTTCGAAACCGTCACATAGCATCCTTCAGGAAAGCCAAGCAGTGCGTGAATCTCGTGGTTGGACTTTTGAAGCTGGGCAGGTTGAttaatttcttgattttcctTCAAAGGGGCAAGTTCGCAACTTTGACCGAGCGTCTGCTGGGCGTCCGTTCTGTATTTTGCAGGCCCCAAAATGTCCGAGAAGTAGGCTTTGAGTATATGAATAGAGAACTCCTCTGGCACGGCTTTGCCGAGTTTCTGATTTTCCTCTTACCGCTTGTCAATATCCAGAAGTTGAAAGGCAAGCTCTCTTCGTGGTGTATCCCTCTGACCGGAGCTCCAAGCCGTGACAGCACGCTGGCCACCAGCGGCAGACAGTGTTCTCTGTGTGGGGAGTGGCCCACCATGCCTCACACCATAGGCTGCGAGCATGTTTTCTGTTACTACTGTGTGAAGAGTAGCTTCTTATTTGATGTGTCCTTTGCTTGTCCTAAGTGCGGCACAGAGGTCCACAGCCTGCAACCACTGAAATCAGGAATCGAGATGACAGAAGTGAATGCCCTTTAG